GGGTTCTGCGAAAGCTCTTCAATCTGAGTGGCTTTCAGACGGCGCTGGCTTTGTGCCTGCTCTGGATGAGTTCGCCTTTTCGTGTGGTGATTGAAGTTGGGCAGATGTCGTTCTTCGAGCTGTTCTTCCTGGCGGGCGCGTATCTGGCTGTGTCGCAGGCAGTGGGCGGCGTTTCGTTTGGCGTCAGCCTGGTGAAGTACAGTTTCTCGCCTTCGGCGGCGATGCTGTTTCTGCTGCGTGGGCGGTTTCGCTTCCTCGCTTATGCGGCGCTGGTCTGTATCGTCGGATTGGTTGGCGTGTGGGCGTTCATCAGAACGCCGATGACACAGCTCGCGCTTGAGCCTTTTACCGTGTCCGCGCTTCCCACTGCGGTCAGTCCGGGCTTTGCCGATCTGATGACGCTTGCGGAGCACACGCTTAAGTTTTATGTGCCCATCGAGAGCGCACGGCATATCTCCTACCTGCTTGGGCTGATAGGCAGCGCGGCTTATGCGCTTTTGCTAAGCCGCTTCAGACTCTCGCGCTCGGCGGAGTTCACACTGATCTCTGTTGCCAGTCTCTTCTTTGTGAAGCACCTCTCTTACGACTACATCTTTCTGGTGGTGCTGCTCTGCTTTGCGCTGACCCAGACGAGTGTGAAGGCCAAAGGAGTGCTGGCTGCGGGGGTGATGGCGTTCTGGTTTGTTCTGCCGTATTTCGCGCGCAAGACACAGAATGATCCCAATGTGCACCTGGGCCAGCTTGCGACGAATTGCTGCCTGCTGGCTGCGCTTCTGGTCTTTACGACCTACGTGGTGCTGACGGATGCGGCGCAGAAAGCGGACGGTCGTGCATCTGAAGAGACTGTTGCCACGACGGCCAATCTTTAGTTCAGGCTGCTTTTCTCTTCTGCGAGTTTTTCGCTTTGCTTGATGGAAGACGAATCAGCGCAATGTCTGTTCTGCGAGCAGGTTCTTGTAGATGGCGGTGGTCTTCGACATCATTGCCGCTGTAGTGAAGTTCTCCTCGACGATCTTTCTTCCGGCTGCTCCCATTGATTTTGCGCGAGGCGTGTCGTTCAGAAGTTGGATGACTGCATTGGCGAGCTTGTCAGCGTCGTCCGGTGGGACGATGAATCCGCTGGTACCGTGCTGGACCGCTTCGGCGTTGCCTCCAACGTTGGTTGCCACGACGGGAAGTGATGCTGCCATGGCTTCGATGATGGCGTTCGAGAAGCCCTCGCTGCGGGAGGGAAGAACGAAGATGTCTGCAGCGGCTAGATATTCGTGCAGGTCGGTGATGTTGCCGACGAAATGGAATCGTCCTAAGAGATTGAGATCACGGACGAGGGTTTCGAGCTCCGCGAAGTATTCCGGCTCCATGACAGCACCTGCGATGCTGAAGGTGGTGCCGGGAAAGTGGCGGACGATCTCCGCGGCAGCTTTGATGAGAACATCATGTCCTTTCACGCGGCGAACATTGCCCACGGTTGCTATGTGGACTTCAGAGGATGTTCTGGTGGGCGGAGCTATCGCGTTCCAGATGGCAAGATCGAGGCCGTTGTAGATGGTCTGGACACGCGAGGGGTCGATGTGGTCCACGTCGATGCAGTGCTGACGGACTTGTTCGGAGACGGCGAAGACGGCGTCGGGAACGCCAGCCATGAGGCGGTACGCGAGGTGGTGCTTTCCTGCGCGCAGAATGCCCATGTCTCTGCGGCTCCAGATGAGCGCAGTCTTTGCAAGCTTTTTGGCTACAAGCCCGGCCCATAGGTCGGAGCTTTCAAAAAATGTCTGGACGATCTGGATTTGCTGCTGATGGAGAAAGCGCTTCAGCTCGAAAGCGGCGCGGAGCGCCTGGAGGTCGTAGGTGCGGCGCAGCGGCAGCAGATAGATCGGGCATGGCGGAGATTTAAAAGCGGGGCTCTGTGGGTCTGCGGCGAAGGTCAGGATCGACGCGCGATATCCGTAGGCTGGTAAAAGCCCGGCGAGCTTGAGGACGATGCGCTCGCCACCTCCGAGCGTCTTCGGGAGCTGATCGACGACAAGCAAGACGTGGGGGAGAGATTCACGCGAAGGGTCCGGCGAGGCGACTGATAGAGGCCTGATCATGTCTCTGTGGGGCTCCGCACGCTTATCGGTATGCCATATATGGGTTTACTGAGTCTGAACTTGGAGCAGCCAATTGCGCTGGAGCCTCTTCAGGGGCTGTTTGCATCAACTGGTTTGCGCGTGCAGCAGCACCGAAGAGAACCCACAACAGCCCCGTAATTTCGAGATAGGTCCAGCGGTCACCGAAGAAGTTGGCAATGACGCAGGAGGCCATGGCTGCGATGAGACCCAGACCAAGGCCTTTGTAGAGCGGATCTTCCGCTTTGAAGAATAATCGGAACGACAAGGCAAACATTTGTTGAAGCAGCCAGAAGGTGATGATGAGGCCGACGATGCCCGTCTCTACGGCCACTTTGACGTACCAATTGTGAGTGTCCCTGAGGTTGTCGACGTGTTCTCCAAGCTGAAACGTTGCGTACCCGTTACCAACGATGGGGCTGTGCAGGAATGATTTCTCGGCGTTTTCCCAGAGGTCAACACGCTCTTGCGCGGAGGCTTCGAGTTGGCCGTTGGAGTTCTCCGTCATGTTGACGCGTTCACGCACTGCAGTGGGTACGACTGCTTGCCACACCATGAGAAAGACCGCGAGCACAATGAGGAGTTGGCGCTTCTTCAGGATGCCAATCATGAAGACACCGACGAGTACAGAGAGATACGCGGCGCGAGAGAAGGTATACATCGTTGCCAGCAGCGTTGCTGCCACAAGCGCGTAGCAGAGCAGCTTATATCGCCCCTTCTTGAGGAAGGGAAGAAATCCCCAGAAGAACATGCCGAACTGTGCGAGGAATGCGGCTGTGATGTTTGCTCCCCAGGCAAGCGGGCCAGGGTCACGCTTGTTCTCGTCGAAGGCGGCCCAGGAGTGCGAAAGGCTTTCCATCAAGGATGCACGGTCGATGAACAATAGAGAGATTGCTGTAATAAAGACAATGTTCCGGATCGCTTTTCGATCCTCGATGACCAGGCTTGCAGCTACGAAGACCAGCGGTATGAGGATGTAGTCTTTCCAGGTTACAAAGTTGGTGTCGTTGAGCCATAGGGGAGCCCTGGAAAGTCCAAGGGCAGTTCCCAGCCACATCGAGCAATAGAGATAGGCTGCATAGATGAGCCAGACAGTGAAGAGCTTTGATGGAGGCAGCCTCTTGCCGCGGAAGAATGCTCCGATGATGACGGCAAAGATCAAGATGGTGAGCATATTGCTGCCCAGAGGGTAGATCAGGAAATGATCCCTCATGGTGCGGTAGGGCAGGAATGGCATGAGGTAATACAGGCCATACAAAGGGTTCTTGACCAGAGACACGACGATCATGACCCAGAAGCCCAGGTAGGCTACGAGCGGAATGTAGTGTCCGAGGCCTGTTCCCACGATCGAATCTCCGTACGCGTGCGGGGCGAAAAACCGCTTTACACGCCGCTGCTGGAACTAGATTACTAGACCCATACCTTGCTGCGTCCGGTAAGAAAGTTGTAGAAAGCGACCGCCGCTGCAGCGTTAAGCATGACGAAGGTGTTGGCAATCGCAATCGGTTTGAACTTCCTTACGGACGAATTAAGTTCCCCGATGACAGCCAAGGCATAGAAAAAGATTTGTATCCAGAAGAGTGTCTTATAGAACGGGCCACCCGCCATGCCAGAGGTTACAAGCATGACTGCCAGCAACAGCGGTACGGCAAGGCGAAGCAGTTTGTGGCTGATGAGGCGGAACAACAGAGGGTTAGCTGGCGAAAGGAGCCAAGGCGCGAGCTTCAGTAATTGGTAGTTGCCTGTCAGTGTGCGAACCTTGCGCGAGAATTCCTTACCCTTCTCATTGAAGATGCGGTCACGCGCGATAGCGGTTGGCTGGAAGATGACCCGTTTGCCCGTGCGGGCGACGTTCATAGGAACAAAAACATCATCGAGCAGGGTTCCAGCGGGGATATCTGTGTATAACTCGCGGCGCATCGCGTAGATAGCTCCGGTCACGCCGACGACTGAACCGGATGCGGATTCGAGCTTGCGGACAACCTTTTCGATCTTCCAGTAGATGCCGAGTGCGTCAGTTTGCGGGGCGCCGGATGCGTTTTCGAGGAGGAGTTCTCCGCTGACGGCGCCGATGGTGCGATCGGCGAAGCAGGAGACCAGTTCTGCGACGGCATTGGCGTCGATGGTCTGGCGTGTGTCCATAAAAACCAGCACTTCGCCGGTCGCTTGTTTGACCGCGGCGTTGAGCGCGGAGGCTTTGCCGTGCGATTCATCGAGAATGACAGGGACAACGTGAGCAGGCTGTTCGCGGAGGATGCTGGCAGTGCGGTCGGTTGAGCCATCGGAGACGACGACTATCTGAATTCGGTCTTTGGGATAGGCGAGTTGCTGGAGGTTGTCGAGCTTGATGGGAAGATTGCGCTCTTCATTGCGCGCGGCAATGATGATGGAGACTGTCGGAGTGATGGGTTGCTGCAGCACGGGACGTCTGCGCACGCGAACGATGAGCCACAGGCAGATGGCATAGCCGAAGTATGCGTAGGCCGTGAGCGCAAGACAGATCCAGAAGGCTGGTTTCATCGTGAATGGTAGCTTCGTGAGGCACAGGCCCGGCTGGGCTTACAGCAGGTGCTGCTGCAGTCGAGCCTACCCTTTGATGATAAGGCACCAGGCGCCGTTGATAAGCCGGTAGCTGGTTGATACGAAAGTGTTAGAGAGACAGGCGTTAGAGGCAGTCGATGAATAAAAGGTAAATGCGTGTGCGCGGTAAAATTGAAGTTGCGCACCGGGAAATCGATGGTTGGAACCAAACGTTTTGCAATCAATGTACTGATGAACTGGGCCGCCATGGCTGTGGGCATGGTGGTGCCGTTCTTCCTGACGCCGTTTGTTCTGCATCGTTTGGGCGATGTTGAGTACGGCATCTGGATTCTGGCGGTCTCGACGGTCTCCTATCTGGCCATTCTGGATATGGGGATGCGGAGCGCAGTCATCCGCTTTGTCTCGAAGGCTGAGGCGCAACAGAAGCTGGAGGATGCTACTGCCGCAGTCGGCGCGGCTCTCTGGGTGAGGGTGCTTATCTCCCTTGGCGTGGCAGTGCTGAGTGTTTTGCTGGCGCTGGCGTTCCCGCATCTGTTCAAGATTCCTGCGGACTTGCGTCATGCCGGGCAGGTTACGGTGCTGATGTGTGCGCTGGGTGTTGCCGTTACGCTGGTATCGGGTGTGTTTGGCGCGGTGCTGGCGGCGACGCATCGCTTTGACCTGCTCAGCGCGATCTCTGGTGTGCAAACACTTTTTCGTGCGGGCGGGGTTGTGCTGATTCTCGAGACCGGGCATGGCCTGATTGCACTGGCGTATTGGGAAGTGACCGTAGTCTCGCTTGGAGCGCTGGCGACGGTGGTGGTGGCGTGGAAGCTGTTCCCGCCGTGCCGTGTTAAATTTGCCAAGCCGGACATGGGCATACTGAAGATGATCTGGTCGTACAGCTTTACGACGTTCATCTTCATCATCGCGGTGCAGATCATCATCAATTCGGACAACCTGGTAGTGGGTGCGTTTCTTTCGGTGGGGATGGTCGCGTTTTACTCGATCGGCGGCAGCTTGATGAACTACTCCGGGCAAGTGGTGTCGGCGGTCTCGACGACGTTTACGCCGATGGCCAGCAACCTGGAGGCAGTTGGAAAATTAGAGGAGTTACAGCGCCTGCTGCTGCGCGGGACTCAGGCGATGCTGGGGATTGGATTGCCGATCAGCCTTGCGCTGGTGCTGCGCGGCAAGACCTTCATTGGGCTCTGGATGGGGCCGAAGTATCAGGAGATATCGGGGACGGTGTTGCAGATCCTGATTATCAGCCAGTTCTTCAGCATTGCTGATGGAACCGCGGGATCGGTCATGATGGCCATTGATAAACATAAGCCTGTGGCTAAGTGGGCTGTGATTGAAGCGGTGTTGAACTTTGGGCTCAGCATTGTTCTGGTGAAGACCATTGGCATTTATGGCGTGGCCTGGGGAACGACGATTGCAATGGCGTTCGTTCACCTGACCTTCTATCCCAGATATGTGCGTAAGGTGCTGGATATTCCTATTCGGAAGTTTCTGTGGGAAGG
The Edaphobacter acidisoli genome window above contains:
- a CDS encoding O-antigen ligase family protein yields the protein MGTGLGHYIPLVAYLGFWVMIVVSLVKNPLYGLYYLMPFLPYRTMRDHFLIYPLGSNMLTILIFAVIIGAFFRGKRLPPSKLFTVWLIYAAYLYCSMWLGTALGLSRAPLWLNDTNFVTWKDYILIPLVFVAASLVIEDRKAIRNIVFITAISLLFIDRASLMESLSHSWAAFDENKRDPGPLAWGANITAAFLAQFGMFFWGFLPFLKKGRYKLLCYALVAATLLATMYTFSRAAYLSVLVGVFMIGILKKRQLLIVLAVFLMVWQAVVPTAVRERVNMTENSNGQLEASAQERVDLWENAEKSFLHSPIVGNGYATFQLGEHVDNLRDTHNWYVKVAVETGIVGLIITFWLLQQMFALSFRLFFKAEDPLYKGLGLGLIAAMASCVIANFFGDRWTYLEITGLLWVLFGAAARANQLMQTAPEEAPAQLAAPSSDSVNPYMAYR
- a CDS encoding glycosyltransferase family 2 protein → MKPAFWICLALTAYAYFGYAICLWLIVRVRRRPVLQQPITPTVSIIIAARNEERNLPIKLDNLQQLAYPKDRIQIVVVSDGSTDRTASILREQPAHVVPVILDESHGKASALNAAVKQATGEVLVFMDTRQTIDANAVAELVSCFADRTIGAVSGELLLENASGAPQTDALGIYWKIEKVVRKLESASGSVVGVTGAIYAMRRELYTDIPAGTLLDDVFVPMNVARTGKRVIFQPTAIARDRIFNEKGKEFSRKVRTLTGNYQLLKLAPWLLSPANPLLFRLISHKLLRLAVPLLLAVMLVTSGMAGGPFYKTLFWIQIFFYALAVIGELNSSVRKFKPIAIANTFVMLNAAAAVAFYNFLTGRSKVWV
- a CDS encoding lipopolysaccharide biosynthesis protein, with the protein product MVGTKRFAINVLMNWAAMAVGMVVPFFLTPFVLHRLGDVEYGIWILAVSTVSYLAILDMGMRSAVIRFVSKAEAQQKLEDATAAVGAALWVRVLISLGVAVLSVLLALAFPHLFKIPADLRHAGQVTVLMCALGVAVTLVSGVFGAVLAATHRFDLLSAISGVQTLFRAGGVVLILETGHGLIALAYWEVTVVSLGALATVVVAWKLFPPCRVKFAKPDMGILKMIWSYSFTTFIFIIAVQIIINSDNLVVGAFLSVGMVAFYSIGGSLMNYSGQVVSAVSTTFTPMASNLEAVGKLEELQRLLLRGTQAMLGIGLPISLALVLRGKTFIGLWMGPKYQEISGTVLQILIISQFFSIADGTAGSVMMAIDKHKPVAKWAVIEAVLNFGLSIVLVKTIGIYGVAWGTTIAMAFVHLTFYPRYVRKVLDIPIRKFLWEGWTKITLCSVPYAIACAITDRYWHASNLAEFFVQIIAVLPVYVLCVIAAFRSEARALFLKWQASRLVQA
- a CDS encoding glycosyltransferase family 4 protein, translating into MIRPLSVASPDPSRESLPHVLLVVDQLPKTLGGGERIVLKLAGLLPAYGYRASILTFAADPQSPAFKSPPCPIYLLPLRRTYDLQALRAAFELKRFLHQQQIQIVQTFFESSDLWAGLVAKKLAKTALIWSRRDMGILRAGKHHLAYRLMAGVPDAVFAVSEQVRQHCIDVDHIDPSRVQTIYNGLDLAIWNAIAPPTRTSSEVHIATVGNVRRVKGHDVLIKAAAEIVRHFPGTTFSIAGAVMEPEYFAELETLVRDLNLLGRFHFVGNITDLHEYLAAADIFVLPSRSEGFSNAIIEAMAASLPVVATNVGGNAEAVQHGTSGFIVPPDDADKLANAVIQLLNDTPRAKSMGAAGRKIVEENFTTAAMMSKTTAIYKNLLAEQTLR